The following are from one region of the bacterium genome:
- the pcrA gene encoding DNA helicase PcrA yields the protein METTIIDTLNEQQRAAVEHIDGPVLVFAGAGSGKTRVLTYRIANLIKKHGVRPWNILAVTFTNKAANEMKERIEQLLGETATRMWAGTFHGICARILREKGEEIGLDKNFTIFDDGDQVALIRESMESLNLDQKRYHPREILNLISKAKEQLVLPDEFGRRYVGQMENIAEKVYKVYQSKLAQNHALDFDDLIMYTVILLRNKPAVLEHYQNRFKYILVDEYQDINYSQYQLVRNLAAKHHNIFCVGDDDQSIYRWRGADVGIILQFESDYPEATVYKLEQNYRSTKKILEAAHHVVKRNKGRANKKLWTENEEGKDIEIIESANDMDEANNIARAIEDMASFGGGRNYSDIAILYRMNAQSRIFEEAMINRRIPYRLVGAVRFYERREIKDILAYMRLALNPYETVSLRRVINVPTRGIGQTSISKLEMFAINEQITLYEAIRRAEEATDITKRTRTAIAKFGELVHHLHEMVDTVSVRRLTEEILLLSGYVESLKAERSMENQSRIENVEELLSVTEQFEVNEDPSLRAFLENVALISDIDTYDESGNAITMMTLHAAKGLEFPVVFMAGMEEGIFPHRRSADDREELEEERRLCYVGMTRAREELKFSYAHQRMIMGQIQRSDISRFISEIPEELFSESPSGKHVYSSTSWRSQFKPARSSGPATFKPATKVEHEQFGAGIVLNSTGSGDSEVVTVAFEGQGIKKLVVSLANLRRV from the coding sequence ATGGAAACTACAATCATTGACACACTCAACGAGCAGCAGAGGGCTGCTGTGGAACATATCGACGGGCCGGTGCTGGTGTTTGCAGGCGCGGGAAGCGGAAAGACCCGCGTGCTGACATATCGCATTGCGAATTTAATCAAGAAACACGGCGTGCGGCCATGGAATATTCTCGCGGTCACATTCACAAACAAAGCCGCCAATGAGATGAAAGAGCGCATCGAGCAACTGCTCGGGGAGACTGCCACGCGCATGTGGGCGGGCACATTTCACGGCATATGTGCACGGATCCTTCGCGAAAAGGGCGAGGAGATCGGCCTGGACAAAAACTTTACCATCTTTGACGACGGAGACCAGGTCGCGCTCATCAGGGAATCCATGGAGAGCCTCAACCTGGATCAGAAAAGATATCACCCTCGCGAAATCCTGAACCTGATATCCAAGGCCAAAGAGCAGCTTGTGCTGCCTGATGAGTTCGGCAGGAGATATGTCGGGCAGATGGAGAACATTGCTGAAAAAGTATACAAGGTCTATCAGAGCAAACTTGCGCAAAACCATGCTCTCGACTTCGACGACCTTATCATGTATACGGTCATACTCCTGCGCAACAAGCCGGCCGTGTTGGAGCACTATCAGAACCGGTTCAAATATATACTGGTGGACGAATATCAGGATATCAATTATTCGCAATATCAGCTCGTGCGCAACCTTGCGGCGAAACATCACAATATATTCTGCGTGGGCGATGACGATCAGTCGATATATCGCTGGCGCGGGGCGGACGTCGGGATCATACTCCAGTTCGAGTCGGATTATCCAGAGGCCACAGTATATAAGCTGGAGCAGAACTATCGGTCCACAAAAAAGATACTCGAAGCGGCTCATCATGTGGTCAAGCGCAACAAAGGCCGCGCGAACAAAAAGCTGTGGACCGAAAACGAAGAAGGCAAGGACATCGAGATAATCGAGTCGGCAAACGATATGGACGAGGCCAACAATATAGCCCGTGCAATCGAGGACATGGCCTCGTTCGGCGGCGGACGGAATTACTCGGATATCGCGATACTCTACCGAATGAACGCCCAGTCGCGAATATTTGAAGAGGCAATGATTAACAGGCGGATACCGTACCGGCTCGTCGGAGCGGTGCGGTTCTACGAGCGCAGAGAGATCAAAGATATTCTCGCCTACATGCGCCTGGCTCTCAATCCGTATGAGACCGTGAGCCTGAGGCGTGTGATAAATGTCCCGACACGTGGGATCGGCCAGACCTCGATCTCAAAACTGGAAATGTTTGCGATAAACGAGCAGATAACGCTCTACGAGGCGATCCGGCGAGCCGAAGAAGCCACCGATATCACAAAGAGGACACGCACCGCTATCGCAAAGTTCGGTGAACTCGTCCACCATCTGCACGAAATGGTCGATACCGTATCGGTGCGCAGGCTCACAGAGGAAATACTGCTTCTATCCGGTTATGTCGAATCGCTCAAGGCTGAGCGCAGTATGGAAAACCAGTCGCGAATAGAAAATGTCGAGGAGCTTTTGTCCGTTACAGAGCAGTTCGAGGTCAACGAAGACCCGAGTCTGAGAGCGTTCCTCGAAAATGTCGCACTGATATCGGATATAGACACCTATGACGAGTCCGGCAATGCGATCACTATGATGACACTGCATGCGGCGAAGGGGTTGGAGTTTCCGGTGGTTTTCATGGCCGGGATGGAAGAAGGCATCTTCCCGCACAGACGATCTGCCGATGACCGCGAAGAGCTTGAAGAAGAACGGCGGCTATGTTATGTGGGCATGACACGTGCACGCGAGGAACTCAAGTTCAGCTATGCTCACCAGAGAATGATCATGGGCCAAATACAGCGATCGGACATCTCGCGGTTCATATCTGAAATACCTGAAGAACTTTTCTCAGAATCGCCGTCCGGCAAACACGTATACAGCAGCACAAGCTGGAGATCACAGTTCAAACCTGCTCGCTCCAGCGGTCCGGCCACTTTCAAACCGGCGACAAAAGTAGAGCATGAGCAATTTGGCGCAGGCATTGTCCTAAACTCCACAGGCAGCGGAGACAGCGAAGTGGTCACGGTCGCATTTGAGGGTCAGGGAATCAAAAAACTCGTAGTATCACTCGCTAACTTGCGCAGGGTTTGA
- a CDS encoding glycosyltransferase family 2 protein, translating into MIDITVSIVNWNTKDELRECLNSVLSQDGSVTYEVIVADNASSDGSADMVRAEFDGRVTLIQNSTNLGFGAAHNLSIKQSQGRYVLLLNPDCRMLEPDLLAKIVGFMNDNPDIGILGTKVLNPDGSLQFSARHFPTMFAAIFRHTIFGKLSPKNRFVRNYLMIDFAHDQIADVDWLSGSALMARRETFEQIGLLDERFFMYLEDVDWCKRAHMANWRVVYYPMVSVSHRIGAASDQNPVPMIKQHHKSMLRYYLKYNSHSLKILLTPLAIIALWLRQRSLINRTKPQR; encoded by the coding sequence TTGATCGACATCACAGTAAGCATAGTGAATTGGAACACCAAAGACGAACTTCGAGAGTGCCTGAACTCGGTATTATCGCAGGACGGGTCAGTCACATATGAGGTGATCGTGGCAGATAATGCATCCTCGGATGGCTCGGCTGATATGGTCCGGGCAGAGTTCGATGGACGGGTCACGCTTATCCAAAACAGCACAAACCTGGGCTTTGGCGCGGCTCATAATCTGTCGATCAAGCAATCACAGGGCAGGTATGTATTGCTGCTCAACCCGGATTGCCGAATGCTCGAACCGGACCTTCTGGCGAAAATAGTTGGGTTTATGAACGATAACCCCGACATCGGCATCCTCGGGACCAAAGTCCTTAACCCCGACGGCAGCTTGCAATTTTCTGCAAGGCACTTCCCGACTATGTTTGCGGCGATATTCCGACACACCATCTTCGGCAAGCTATCGCCAAAAAACAGGTTCGTGCGCAATTATCTGATGATTGACTTCGCTCACGATCAGATCGCCGATGTGGACTGGCTCTCGGGTTCGGCTCTTATGGCCAGGCGTGAGACTTTCGAGCAGATTGGGCTGCTCGATGAGAGGTTTTTCATGTATCTCGAAGATGTTGACTGGTGCAAGCGCGCGCATATGGCCAACTGGCGGGTGGTGTATTACCCGATGGTGTCGGTGTCACATCGCATAGGCGCGGCAAGCGACCAGAACCCTGTTCCTATGATTAAGCAGCACCACAAGAGCATGCTGCGATATTACCTCAAATACAACTCTCACAGCCTAAAAATCCTCCTTACTCCGCTTGCAATAATCGCACTGTGGCTGAGACAGAGGTCATTAATTAACCGAACAAAACCACAGCGCTGA
- a CDS encoding glycosyltransferase family 2 protein: MQLSIIIVNWNTTGLLGDLLHSIERHAPECEYEIIVVDNASDDFDEHAFKSDFPHVHLMVNPENYGYARGNNQALAIAKGEFALLLNPDTEVTEGAIDALVNFMVSHPDAAAAGGKLVRPNGKVDRSVRSFPYPGAIAWEFIGLSRLFPRSRAFGAYRMTYFKYDRVAEVDQPMGSCLILNRNAMDEVGAFDEQFPVFFNEVDWLYRARKRGYKVYFTPDATVIHHGAASTKQANRREMAHESHKSLLRFYNKHFKGTMAAPTYWLTNICIRISMALRG, from the coding sequence GTGCAATTATCGATTATAATCGTTAACTGGAATACTACCGGCCTGCTTGGGGACCTATTGCACTCAATCGAACGACATGCGCCTGAGTGTGAGTATGAAATCATCGTGGTCGACAATGCCTCAGACGACTTTGATGAACACGCATTCAAGTCTGATTTCCCGCATGTCCATCTCATGGTCAACCCGGAAAACTATGGCTATGCACGTGGAAATAACCAGGCTCTGGCTATTGCAAAAGGCGAGTTCGCGCTCCTATTGAACCCGGACACTGAGGTCACTGAGGGCGCAATTGACGCTCTTGTGAACTTCATGGTCTCACACCCGGATGCTGCCGCGGCTGGAGGAAAACTGGTCCGGCCTAATGGAAAGGTGGATCGCTCGGTGCGGTCATTCCCCTACCCTGGCGCGATTGCATGGGAGTTTATTGGATTGTCCAGACTATTTCCCAGAAGCAGGGCATTCGGCGCGTATAGAATGACGTATTTTAAATATGACAGGGTCGCCGAGGTGGATCAGCCGATGGGGTCGTGCCTGATATTGAACAGAAATGCGATGGATGAAGTCGGAGCATTTGACGAGCAGTTCCCTGTTTTCTTTAATGAAGTGGACTGGCTGTATCGCGCCCGCAAGCGCGGCTACAAGGTATACTTCACGCCGGATGCGACTGTAATACACCACGGCGCTGCGAGCACAAAGCAGGCAAACAGGCGCGAAATGGCGCATGAATCGCATAAGTCACTTCTGAGGTTTTATAACAAGCACTTCAAGGGAACAATGGCTGCGCCGACATACTGGCTGACGAACATATGCATACGAATAAGCATGGCATTAAGGGGCTAA
- a CDS encoding HAD-IA family hydrolase, producing MKAMKPLLTAVDAALFDLDGTLVETNIDFPLMKRKMIELASECGVDTSELMTLDILGVVDSACAVLDNQCESFRMRAMAILEEIEVGHAQKANEIPFAREMVGSLRKHDIKVGIVTRNCRRASESSLGIVGIQPDILICREDTTHHKPHPDPINAALSALDARASASVMVGDHTMDVACGKAAGVKTIGFLRDDRPFDFFSKVAPDYVADNLMEVLGAIIDYNR from the coding sequence ATGAAAGCAATGAAGCCTTTGCTGACTGCGGTCGACGCCGCCCTGTTTGATCTTGACGGGACGCTGGTGGAGACCAACATCGACTTCCCCCTGATGAAGCGTAAAATGATTGAATTGGCATCCGAGTGTGGAGTGGACACTTCGGAGCTGATGACGCTCGACATCCTCGGCGTGGTCGACAGCGCATGCGCCGTCCTCGATAATCAATGCGAGTCGTTTCGCATGCGCGCTATGGCTATACTCGAAGAGATCGAAGTCGGCCACGCTCAGAAAGCCAATGAAATACCGTTTGCGCGTGAGATGGTCGGCTCGCTCAGAAAACATGACATAAAAGTTGGTATTGTCACCCGAAACTGCCGCAGGGCAAGTGAGAGTTCGCTGGGAATCGTCGGAATCCAGCCGGATATCCTAATCTGCAGAGAAGACACCACACATCACAAACCCCATCCAGACCCTATAAACGCCGCCTTGAGTGCGCTCGACGCTAGGGCATCGGCGAGCGTGATGGTCGGGGATCACACGATGGATGTGGCGTGCGGCAAGGCGGCCGGAGTCAAAACAATCGGCTTCCTGCGGGATGACCGTCCATTCGATTTCTTCTCGAAAGTGGCGCCGGACTATGTGGCGGACAACTTAATGGAGGTGCTGGGTGCAATTATCGATTATAATCGTTAA
- a CDS encoding PFL family protein, producing MIGLDETLQIIEMLQSEKLDVRAVNMGIDLFDCADRNIDTACKLIREKIVTHAKPLVPACRMISARYGIPIVNKRVAISPIADVMAGHNKDDLLQVAHTLDKAAEEAGIDIIGGYSAMVQKGMTVSDKALIESLPEVLSKTSRLCASVNAASTKAGINVDAVLLLGHIIKQIAKKTAEADGFGCCKLSVFANMPEDNPFMAGAYKGIGEPETVINIGVSGPGVVKRAIERLRQSNPDCDLGCIAEEIKSTAFRVTRCGELIGREVAKAVGAEFGIVDLSLAPTPDVGDSVGEIFQAMGIPKVGGPGTTSALAMLNDAVKKGGAFASSSVGGLSGAFIPVAEDSALAKAAEDGHLTIEKLEAMTSVCSVGLDMVVLPGDTSAETIAALTMDELAIGVINRKTTSCRLIPVPGKKAGDRAIFGGLFGESPIMRIPSGASDSFVQMAGRIPAPLTSLNN from the coding sequence ATGATCGGACTTGACGAGACACTCCAAATAATAGAAATGCTGCAGAGCGAGAAGCTGGACGTGCGTGCGGTCAACATGGGAATCGATCTTTTCGATTGCGCCGACCGCAATATAGACACCGCCTGCAAACTCATTCGTGAGAAGATAGTAACCCATGCAAAGCCTCTTGTCCCGGCTTGCCGGATGATCTCTGCCCGTTACGGTATACCGATAGTGAACAAGCGCGTCGCCATCAGCCCCATAGCTGACGTTATGGCGGGTCACAACAAGGATGACCTGCTGCAGGTGGCTCATACGCTTGATAAGGCCGCAGAAGAGGCCGGGATCGACATAATCGGCGGATACTCCGCTATGGTCCAAAAGGGTATGACCGTCTCCGACAAAGCTCTCATCGAAAGCCTGCCGGAAGTGCTCTCCAAAACCAGCCGCCTGTGCGCATCGGTCAATGCCGCATCGACCAAGGCAGGAATCAACGTGGACGCCGTGCTGCTGCTGGGTCACATCATAAAGCAAATCGCAAAAAAAACGGCAGAAGCCGACGGTTTCGGATGCTGCAAGCTCAGTGTTTTTGCCAATATGCCCGAAGACAACCCCTTTATGGCCGGCGCATATAAGGGGATTGGTGAGCCTGAGACCGTAATTAACATAGGCGTCAGCGGACCGGGAGTGGTCAAGCGCGCAATAGAAAGACTGCGGCAGTCGAACCCGGATTGTGACCTGGGCTGCATAGCCGAGGAGATAAAGAGCACTGCGTTCAGGGTGACCCGGTGCGGAGAGCTTATTGGCCGCGAGGTCGCCAAGGCTGTCGGAGCTGAATTCGGGATTGTCGATCTATCACTTGCACCAACACCCGACGTAGGCGACAGTGTGGGTGAAATCTTCCAAGCTATGGGCATCCCAAAGGTCGGCGGACCCGGAACTACTTCAGCTCTCGCGATGCTCAATGACGCCGTAAAGAAGGGCGGAGCATTCGCCTCATCATCCGTAGGAGGGCTTTCGGGTGCGTTCATACCCGTGGCAGAAGACTCTGCCCTGGCCAAGGCTGCGGAAGACGGACACCTTACTATCGAAAAGCTGGAAGCTATGACCAGTGTGTGCTCGGTCGGACTGGATATGGTGGTATTGCCGGGTGATACATCCGCCGAGACCATCGCAGCTTTGACCATGGACGAGCTCGCTATCGGCGTCATCAACCGCAAAACAACATCATGCAGGCTCATACCCGTGCCGGGCAAAAAGGCCGGGGATAGAGCAATCTTCGGCGGTCTGTTCGGCGAATCGCCTATCATGCGCATCCCCAGTGGCGCTTCAGACTCATTCGTCCAGATGGCAGGCAGAATCCCTGCTCCGCTGACAAGCCTGAACAACTAA
- a CDS encoding pyridoxamine 5'-phosphate oxidase family protein yields MNDQDIKSRARALIESAVNAVFMTIDNEGFPHPRTMWTAGVDDDFTVYFITGRSLLKIKQIEANPEVCAFWTKTEGDVIGWSYALIKGRATVTDDQNLRDRFWSDMLKEYFPGGKTDPEYVVIVVKPKELMLMDSHKYPLDRITF; encoded by the coding sequence ATGAACGATCAGGACATAAAATCACGCGCCAGAGCATTGATTGAGTCGGCTGTTAATGCAGTCTTCATGACAATCGACAATGAAGGATTTCCGCACCCGCGCACCATGTGGACCGCCGGAGTCGATGATGACTTCACTGTCTACTTCATCACAGGCCGGAGCCTGCTAAAAATCAAACAGATCGAGGCGAACCCGGAAGTCTGTGCGTTCTGGACCAAGACAGAGGGCGATGTAATAGGCTGGAGCTATGCACTCATAAAAGGCCGCGCAACTGTCACTGACGACCAGAACCTCAGAGACCGGTTCTGGAGCGATATGCTCAAGGAATATTTCCCAGGCGGCAAAACCGACCCGGAATATGTCGTGATCGTCGTCAAACCCAAAGAACTCATGCTCATGGACTCGCACAAATACCCCCTGGACCGCATTACATTTTAG
- a CDS encoding cation:proton antiporter, with translation MLNFGTGRGTLVRLFVIAVVVFCLASCIAHASSAHGDDASLELPRVLLALIVILVAAKIGGDVMIRIGQPAVLGELIFGIIVGNLYLVGFHGVEFIKSDKSVEILSEIGVMLLLFQVGLESDLNKMMKVGASSLVVATLGVIAPFFLGWGVAAFFLPQESVYAHIFIGATLCATSVGITARVLMDLGRIQTPEARIILGAAVIDDVQGLVILAVVSGIIQAAATGATMSSISILLIVLKAMLFLFGALFIGAKLAPRVFSIASRFKAEGLLLATALGICFGFAYLATQIDLAPIVGAFAAGLIMDEIHWRDFTERGEHSVDELIEPIAGFLVPIFFVRMGANVDLRTFANPEVLIFAGTLTIAAIIGKQICGLGVLQKGLDRLSVGIGMIPRGEVGLIFAAIGSKLVLDGMRVVNHATYSAVVIMVVLTTMITPPALKWSMAKRARRRTH, from the coding sequence ATGCTTAACTTTGGAACCGGCCGCGGCACACTCGTCCGCCTGTTTGTTATTGCTGTTGTAGTATTTTGTCTGGCAAGCTGCATCGCTCATGCGTCGAGCGCACATGGAGATGATGCAAGCCTTGAATTGCCCCGAGTGCTCCTTGCACTGATTGTAATCCTTGTCGCCGCGAAAATCGGCGGCGATGTCATGATCCGCATCGGACAGCCGGCTGTCCTCGGTGAACTCATCTTCGGAATCATCGTTGGTAATCTCTATCTGGTCGGTTTCCATGGAGTCGAATTCATAAAAAGCGACAAAAGCGTAGAAATACTCTCGGAAATCGGAGTGATGCTGCTCCTCTTTCAAGTCGGCCTGGAATCCGATCTCAATAAAATGATGAAAGTGGGCGCATCCTCGCTGGTGGTCGCCACACTCGGAGTGATCGCACCGTTCTTTCTTGGATGGGGCGTGGCCGCATTCTTCCTGCCGCAGGAAAGCGTGTACGCCCATATCTTTATCGGAGCCACGCTGTGCGCAACCAGCGTAGGGATCACGGCCAGAGTATTGATGGACCTGGGACGAATACAGACACCCGAAGCCCGCATAATCCTCGGAGCAGCAGTCATTGATGATGTGCAGGGACTCGTAATATTGGCGGTCGTGAGCGGGATCATCCAGGCTGCCGCAACCGGAGCGACAATGTCCAGCATATCGATCCTGCTGATCGTACTGAAAGCAATGCTCTTCCTCTTCGGCGCACTTTTTATCGGAGCCAAACTTGCTCCAAGAGTATTCAGCATAGCATCCCGCTTCAAGGCTGAAGGACTGTTGCTTGCGACCGCACTTGGCATATGTTTCGGGTTTGCATACCTGGCCACTCAGATAGACCTTGCGCCTATCGTTGGAGCATTCGCCGCGGGACTCATCATGGACGAAATCCATTGGCGCGACTTCACGGAGCGCGGCGAGCACTCTGTTGATGAACTAATCGAGCCAATCGCAGGGTTTCTGGTGCCGATATTCTTTGTCAGAATGGGAGCCAACGTGGACCTGCGCACATTCGCAAATCCAGAAGTGCTCATCTTCGCCGGCACCCTGACAATTGCCGCGATCATCGGCAAGCAAATCTGCGGACTTGGCGTTTTGCAGAAAGGGCTTGATAGGCTCTCGGTCGGGATCGGCATGATCCCACGGGGCGAGGTCGGACTGATATTTGCCGCCATCGGCAGCAAACTGGTCCTCGACGGAATGCGCGTGGTCAACCACGCAACCTACTCGGCTGTCGTGATAATGGTGGTCCTGACCACAATGATAACACCGCCCGCGCTTAAGTGGAGCATGGCGAAAAGAGCAAGAAGGCGCACACACTAG
- a CDS encoding glycoside hydrolase family 130 protein, whose protein sequence is MPMRLGRDVVERWYKNPIITLEHVPFACNTVFNAAATKFGDEYILLLRIEDLAGRSVFALARSEDGYHFSVDPHPALEPSKVEPFRSYERRGIEDPRITYLEGEYYIMYTAYSRYGARLALCKTNDFKNYERLGLISEPENKDGCLFPRKIKGRYVRLDRPYGGGIGNIWLSYSDDLLHWGDSEVVMTTRGGFWDSDRIGACAPPIETDHGWLEIYHGVKNTSAGPIYRMGAALLDLENPAKVLCRSAVPILTPREYYERVGDVGNVVFSCGAILEDGGKLKIYYGAADTCICLGFADVNMLIDRCRTDTDGEDLE, encoded by the coding sequence ATGCCAATGAGGCTGGGCAGAGATGTTGTCGAGCGGTGGTATAAGAATCCCATCATTACGCTCGAACATGTCCCATTCGCTTGTAATACGGTATTCAATGCCGCTGCTACCAAGTTTGGTGACGAATATATATTGCTTTTGAGAATCGAGGACCTTGCGGGCCGCAGTGTATTTGCGCTGGCGAGGAGTGAGGACGGATATCATTTCAGTGTGGACCCTCATCCCGCACTGGAGCCGTCCAAGGTAGAGCCTTTCCGTTCATATGAGCGGCGAGGTATCGAAGATCCCCGTATCACATATCTGGAGGGCGAGTATTACATTATGTATACCGCCTATTCCCGTTATGGCGCGCGCCTTGCATTGTGCAAGACAAACGATTTCAAAAATTATGAAAGGCTCGGGTTGATCTCTGAGCCGGAGAATAAGGACGGCTGCCTGTTCCCGCGAAAGATCAAGGGTCGATATGTACGGCTCGACAGGCCATATGGCGGCGGCATCGGCAATATATGGCTCTCATATTCTGACGATCTATTGCATTGGGGCGATTCCGAGGTCGTAATGACCACAAGAGGCGGTTTCTGGGATTCCGATCGGATCGGTGCGTGTGCTCCTCCCATTGAGACGGATCATGGCTGGCTTGAGATATATCATGGCGTAAAGAACACCAGCGCAGGTCCCATATACAGAATGGGTGCAGCATTACTCGATCTTGAAAATCCTGCCAAAGTTCTCTGCCGCAGTGCGGTTCCCATTCTCACTCCGCGGGAGTATTACGAGCGCGTAGGCGATGTTGGAAATGTGGTGTTTTCATGCGGTGCAATCCTCGAGGATGGCGGCAAATTGAAGATATACTATGGTGCCGCCGACACGTGCATCTGCCTTGGCTTTGCCGATGTGAACATGCTCATAGACAGGTGCCGCACGGATACGGACGGTGAGGATTTGGAATAA